The segment AGATTCATACTGGAATTTACTCTGACATAGTGCAGGTCTAATAGCAAAAGTATTTCAGTTTTTTAACAGAAAACATTTCTAAGGCACACCAGACATACAAATATTTACTTCAGATGTCAATGATATTTGTGAGTAATATATTAAGAATTGAACCAGTGTGCCACTCACATCCACTGAGTGTTGTGGCCACAAAAGCCATTGCCTTTTTCTTTGTGTGTATTCGTCTCCAAAGCTACGGGTAAAACTAGTAAACCGACCTTTAGATGGGCTGCCCATCACGCCATCTTAATAGCTCTGATACTAGTTGTTTGTATTATCATGACGTAGTCATGATATTGTCTATAGCTTATATATATGGGACTTTGTTCACATACCCAACAACACAAATGCAAGTTGACAATTTATACAATCGCTTCTACTTGAAGCAAGTCGTGTAATGATTTTCTTTCGAGTTCattgacaatcaaccagaaagaGCTGTGTATGTTAAAGAACAGAAGAGGGTGACATCTTGTTGCTATTATGCTAAACAGCCCAAAAAGGTTTAAACTTTGATTAACAATATAATGTTGTTTGGCTTTAAAAATAAGTACTAGAAAAATGTTACTGAAACTCTGTTGCTTTTGTGACTTTTGTGACTAATGCACTTCTAATAGAACATGCTACGGTTTTAGTTTCGCCAGGATTCGAACAACTCTTGCGTTTGTCAGGTGAATACTCATTCAAATCATCACAAAATGCTGAATAATCATCTCTTGATAACGACATATTATGAAGTATCGAACAAGCACCAATAGAAGCCACAACAGTCTTGATTTCTCCTTCAATAGGTTCGCGCAAAACACCCCAATTTCTCAAGCTCTGAACAGCTATAACTGATGGCAAACGCATTACGTTGATTGCATTGTTGAACTTCTCTTCATTTGATTGCGAAATAGGATCATCAAATGGTAACATTAACCAATTTAACAAAGGGTAATCTCCATTACCTACTAAAAACTGTGGCACACTCACTCCATTTATCTCCAAACCTTGTGAATTCGTAAAAATGGTTCCTTTTTCAATATCTTCGAACAGAGTTGATGAATTCAACACCTGGAAATCAGTCTTATCGCCGCGAAAACCGGCTATAATACTAATAATCCTGGAGGATGAATCAACCACTAATTGAGCTGCTATACTCTCTTCGTTAACCTTAAATCTTACACAACAGAGTACTCCACAGCAATTAGGAATACCCGAAATCGACTCGAATCGATTCGAAACAGATTCAAGCTCACCCGAATTCAAAAACCCAACCCAGAACCGGAAATTAGTACAGAGCACCCTACACAATTGTTTGAAACAAAACTTAGCAACAGATTCCGATACAGTAAATCTCCGAGAAACATCTGAGAAATTAGCTCCGGTAGCCAATCGGAAAAGCCCAATTCCAAGCCTAGTTTCCGCAGCTAGATTGAGTGGCGAATCAACGGGGTCACGACACTCTAACAGAGGCTCTAACAACCCGCAAAGCCAATCAAAAGTAGAAGAATTGATATTGAAGAATTTCTTGAAACAATCCGGGTTACGTCGGATGAACGAGTCGGGTCTGCCGAGTTTAAACCGGGTCAAACCCTCGCCTTCCGGTGCAtcgaattctgaaaaatggatACGCTTTCTCTTTCGCGAGAGAGTAGCGGCAGTTTCAGAAACAGagagaaaatggagaagaagaggTGTAAGAAAATGAGATAAAGACGAATTTGTTATACAAAGAGGATTCGATGAAGGAAAAACGACTGTAATTAAAAGGAGTAATTGAGCAATTAGCGAAGAAAGCAACGCAGCTAAATTTCGAGGATtcatatttgtaatttttatttttatttttgcttttttcttgatttcagAGCAAATCAAAAATGGCTTTTTCTTTGCTTCTGACAAGCTGATGAATCTATTATATCTCAATTCGTTGACAAAAGTACCAAATAAATTGGGTTTTCAACCTATTACAAATATACacgtgatttttattttttattcaacaaATATTCCAAATTCGTAAAGTTTATTCATTCGAGCAAATATACCTATTTAGTCcgattgaaaataataaaagaatatttttttacttatttattactttaaaaatagattttttttctttccattttttacttatttagaaaagataaattcatgttttatctttagcattaattaattacttattttctaaGTAATATATACTCCCTCTATATCTTTTTACTAgtctaattttaactttttgcttcttatttttttaatcaagaaaaacaatattatttACTACTTATACTcttagagtgtgtttggtacgaaggaaaatattttctagaaaatgtttttcgattttctcatgtttggttgagacaaaagttttagaaaatattttccaaatcaactcattttcctcaaaattaaggaaaatgacttcccttcaaaaattaaggaaaacatttttcaaaactctcctccaatttcaaattacattttttttcaaaaaacatcaatttaaaaaaaatgtttttaattttaaaattttattttttcacctgaTCCCGGATCTCCATCCACCCACCACCGACCAGCCCCCCAAACCCCACCCCCTCccccaaaaattaattttactttttaaaaatattttcaactttaattttttatttttaaactcctaccccCTCCCCCCACCCGGCCAGCCCCCTACCCACCCCCTACCAGCTCTCCACCCACCCcaacccccaaaaaaattaatttcatttataaattaaacacacaaaaaattttgCTACTCACCAacaaaacatgagaaaataaatccAAAATCTACGTTTTCCAGGgaaacattttccatggaaaatatttccttcataccaaacacacccttaattaatttaaatagttaatattttttgcaaaaaGATAAAACctttttaatgaatatgtcggttttggaattaaattaattaacaaaaataaaatgataaactcaccgtgtcaattttttttttatttgagattgaCTCATTTGTTTATGAGCTTGTCAGAtgtgtttttcttaaaaatttgtcaaaactaGGGGTAAGTTTATGTcaacttataataaaaaatgtatattcgaacaaaaattataattgaggaaatatatttgaattaaaaatatagaaaagaatATGTTTAAACTATTTGGTATACTATAAGAgtatatttaatcattttttgtaTAATCAAATATAATTCCACTTTTGTTTCTAAAGATTTTAGCATAATCAATTTTAAACGccttttaaatttcattttttaagaagATTTTTGCGACTCCTGAATATTTCCCACAAAGGGAGGATACCCCAAGATTTACATTCCATTTTCCACgaggaaaaaaatcaaatttatcctcaaacaattcattatattttattttgctctgtctattattatattgtttaaataaatatataaagatcatctattttagtaaataaatttattaataataacttatttttaataaaaatgacttTACGAAAGCATTTAACTAAAATCAAATCTCCACTTGTGAAGCAACTTTTTGTTTGGACCATTTTTGCaactatttttagtttttaatgttgGCCCTCTATTTGTGCATTTTAATTCCTGCTACAAGAAGTATAATCCATTGGCACCCATGGAAGCCATCAAGCCAAATTGtattgatttaataatttatatgataatatttgaatattaatacaaaacaaaatgTCATTCTTTATTtagactaaaaaaatataaaggtgAGACATCGATTGAGAATATAAAATACAACATAATGTTCCACTTGATTCGGATGTTAAATATAATCAAACTTATCCGAAATTCAATTAGCACTAAAGAGAAAAGACACAAAAAGTAgatgcaaaaataaaaagttttaagtttGTGTTATAGAATTACAAAAGAAGGGATTTAAAAGATcagtttatttaaatttttatttaatgatgaaCGTTAAATTTCGACcttgtaatattttatttttctttttccaaccccaattttaataaaatcatataaaaatagaaaaaaatatttctttaaaaaatatgtgaaagaGGTCAAAGACCAAAAAAGTTTGTCTAAATTGAGCCTTTTAACATAGAAATGCATCTCCCTCTTCTTCGTATCATATTTtagttcaatattttaattttgggtgCTCTAGTCAATATCCACTTTTAATTTCCAAAAAACACAGTTAAAGGTAGCTATTATTCATGTCAATTTTATGGTACctcaattaatattaatttttcattaatatttttttttcctttcattaagagctcatattttttctttcttgattATTTGAATCCACAatcttatatatttgaaaataaaaggtGTTTATAATTTAagcaattttcttttttttttgagacaTGACGGATacaaaatacatttcaaaatatatgtatcatattagaaataatgtaaaaaattaGCGTCTCCACATGAAATAATGCTAACAGTATTTAAGTAATTATTAGCTTTAcattattcaataaaattaattaaatagattgaGCTACAAATTACAAATAATCGATTAAATTGTGAACACGTGAAATTGATTATGGAAAAACTAAGAGTTAAAGCACCGATAGTAAGTTATCAATGGGACAAGTAAAGGCAATTGATAATGACAAATATAAGATTGTtgataattatgtatataattattactaGTCATTCTTATAATAACATGACTCAGTACGTTTATATGATgatcattataattatgatttattagtttataatttttcttaatgtgatttcattattgtttttattgaatatttcaGAGTTAttacttattcatattttatgttattttttgagAAACACTTTAAATAATTATGTCTTATTAAGACTACAGAAATATTTAAAGCACACTCAAAAAATGTTTGTACGaagattttatttaaaaaataagaaaaattgagGTTAAAAAATTGACTATTGTTGATTTAGGTTGATTTGATTTATAGAATTAAAAATACTCATACAACTAGcttgatttgatattttaaaactcaaatcGATCAACACGGTATGACACATGTACCtctaattacaaaaaatatatcaaatttttaaaaaattcattttttatgttattcctATCCTACCACCACCTCGTACCCAGACCATTTCCGTCAATCTTTTTAATGATGGATTTGTTGgaaattgatttgagattgaGAAAATCGAGGCTAAAAACTTGATGTGTGTGCGGAAAAATTATAGATCATCCATTTTAATGGAGAGTCCCTTCAGTAAAGTTTCAATCTTTCGAGAGGTTGAGGAAAAGTTCGAGTTTGAGTTTGACTTGAGGgagatatttattttaaataaaacactaattttgaaatttaaatgtaAAGATAATTAATCAATCCTAGTTTTGATATTAATTGTATCttcaataatatatgatataaaatattaaaagtgataataaaaataatatacgtctaaaaattgtatattattattattatattttaattaataaattaaaattatgaagaaaaaaatatattatttgatatttatttattatttaaacttaaaaaaaaacaagaataaaattccTTAAAAGTAATATTGTTGGTAGAAATAAAATGTGTTCAAGAAAAGAAatagtataatatatattaggaaaaaaagCACTTTGACTCATTGaaataacaattaattatttctttttgacCAAACTAATACGCATAGGATTATTTTTgacgattttttttttataaaaaaacaaataatgcATTTATCGCAACTTAATTGTTCTTTCAGTTCTTACACATAGAAAGAAACTCCATTTTTTCTCTCTGCCAATTTTTCATTCCTTCTCTATTCTTCAATAGTTGATGTAGTGTTTTTTTGATTCTTGTGGTTTTTTTTAGTGCAGAAAGTTCCGTCACTTTACCGATCATCTGATTCTCAGGTATCTTTGATCGACCCattaattttcttgattttttttggggATTTGGGTAGTTTTCTGTTTGGGTATTTGGGATCTGCAATTCAATGGAGTTGAGATACTAGGCGTATATGTTCTTGTATTACTGACTATTTTGATATCTCTACTAAATTGTGGAAATTTTATGTGTTGATTACAATTCGGTACTTGTtgaaattaatgttttatcagCATAATAATGTTTTTGCTATATAAGGTGTGAGTAATCCAGTTTTCAGTTGTTACAGAATGAAGAATGTTGAACCTGAAT is part of the Solanum lycopersicum chromosome 1, SLM_r2.1 genome and harbors:
- the LOC101260581 gene encoding protein ALP1-like, producing the protein MNPRNLAALLSSLIAQLLLLITVVFPSSNPLCITNSSLSHFLTPLLLHFLSVSETAATLSRKRKRIHFSEFDAPEGEGLTRFKLGRPDSFIRRNPDCFKKFFNINSSTFDWLCGLLEPLLECRDPVDSPLNLAAETRLGIGLFRLATGANFSDVSRRFTVSESVAKFCFKQLCRVLCTNFRFWVGFLNSGELESVSNRFESISGIPNCCGVLCCVRFKVNEESIAAQLVVDSSSRIISIIAGFRGDKTDFQVLNSSTLFEDIEKGTIFTNSQGLEINGVSVPQFLVGNGDYPLLNWLMLPFDDPISQSNEEKFNNAINVMRLPSVIAVQSLRNWGVLREPIEGEIKTVVASIGACSILHNMSLSRDDYSAFCDDLNEYSPDKRKSCSNPGETKTVACSIRSALVTKVTKATEFQ